One Punica granatum isolate Tunisia-2019 chromosome 3, ASM765513v2, whole genome shotgun sequence genomic window carries:
- the LOC116199007 gene encoding probable carbohydrate esterase At4g34215 isoform X1 — translation MGRRLLFNFLILCCSLIIIFVTNTITTAEAAAYNQNKSTIKAFILAGQSNMVGHGGFFERDAKQWDQRVPSECSPSPAILRLDENNLWVRAEEPLHVNLYPLNENGALGVGPGMPFAHKLLQLNPDLGIIGLIPCARDESTIQSWVEGETNGRLVERATAAERFGAEISGLLWWQGGADAKSRSGAEAYHSYQSRFFEQVQGRFGDIPIVMVIIPPGKRPYSDVVREAQLAFRLPNLYKVDEEALHVPFNEDKIHVTTDGQVVMGAVLEETLMCRCDRMA, via the exons ATGGGCCGCCGTTTGTTGTTCAACTTCTTAATTCTGTGCTGCAGTCTGATCATCATCTTCGTCACCAATACCATCACCACCGCCGAAGCTGCAGCTTATAATCAAAACAAATCCACTATCAAGGCCTTCATCTTGGCTGGACAAAGTAACATGGTGGGCCACGGCGGGTTCTTCGAAAGAGACGCGAAACAGTGGGACCAGAGGGTCCCCTCGGAATGCAGCCCCTCGCCGGCGATCCTCCGTCTGGACGAGAACAACCTGTGGGTCCGGGCCGAGGAGCCCCTCCACGTTAACCTTTATCCGTTGAACGAGAACGGTGCGCTGGGGGTTGGCCCGGGCATGCCCTTTGCCCACAAGCTGCTGCAGCTTAATCCTGATCTCGGGATCATTGGGCTTATCCCGTGTGCTCGGGACGAAAGCACTATCCAAAGCTGGGTCGAAGGGGAGACTAACGGTCGCCTCGTGGAGAGGGCAACAGCGGCAGAGAGGTTCGGAGCTGAGATTTCGGGCCTCCTGTGGTGGCAGGGAGGTGCCGACGCCAAGAGCCGGAGTGGTGCCGAGGCCTACCACAGCTACCAGTCCAGATTTTTCGAGCAAGTCCAAGGGCGGTTTGGGGACATTCCCATTGTAATG GTGATCATTCCTCCGGGCAAACGGCCCTACTCCGATGTTGTCCGGGAGGCACAACTGGCGTTCCGGCTGCCGAATCTCTACAAGGTGGACGAGGAGGCGCTCCATGTGCCCTTTAACGAAGACAAAATCCACGTGACCACGGACGGACAGGTGGTGATGGGTGCTGTACTCGAGGAGACCTTGATGTGCCGCTGCGACAGAATGGCCTGA
- the LOC116199007 gene encoding probable carbohydrate esterase At4g34215 isoform X2 translates to MGRRLLFNFLILCCSLIIIFVTNTITTAEAAAYNQNKSTIKAFILAGQSNMVGHGGFFERDAKQWDQRVPSECSPSPAILRLDENNLWVRAEEPLHVNLYPLNENGALGVGPGMPFAHKLLQLNPDLGIIGLIPCARDESTIQSWVEGETNGRLVERATAAERFGAEISGLLWWQGGADAKSRSGAEAYHSYQSRFFEQVQGRFGDIPIVMAQLAFRLPNLYKVDEEALHVPFNEDKIHVTTDGQVVMGAVLEETLMCRCDRMA, encoded by the exons ATGGGCCGCCGTTTGTTGTTCAACTTCTTAATTCTGTGCTGCAGTCTGATCATCATCTTCGTCACCAATACCATCACCACCGCCGAAGCTGCAGCTTATAATCAAAACAAATCCACTATCAAGGCCTTCATCTTGGCTGGACAAAGTAACATGGTGGGCCACGGCGGGTTCTTCGAAAGAGACGCGAAACAGTGGGACCAGAGGGTCCCCTCGGAATGCAGCCCCTCGCCGGCGATCCTCCGTCTGGACGAGAACAACCTGTGGGTCCGGGCCGAGGAGCCCCTCCACGTTAACCTTTATCCGTTGAACGAGAACGGTGCGCTGGGGGTTGGCCCGGGCATGCCCTTTGCCCACAAGCTGCTGCAGCTTAATCCTGATCTCGGGATCATTGGGCTTATCCCGTGTGCTCGGGACGAAAGCACTATCCAAAGCTGGGTCGAAGGGGAGACTAACGGTCGCCTCGTGGAGAGGGCAACAGCGGCAGAGAGGTTCGGAGCTGAGATTTCGGGCCTCCTGTGGTGGCAGGGAGGTGCCGACGCCAAGAGCCGGAGTGGTGCCGAGGCCTACCACAGCTACCAGTCCAGATTTTTCGAGCAAGTCCAAGGGCGGTTTGGGGACATTCCCATTGTAATG GCACAACTGGCGTTCCGGCTGCCGAATCTCTACAAGGTGGACGAGGAGGCGCTCCATGTGCCCTTTAACGAAGACAAAATCCACGTGACCACGGACGGACAGGTGGTGATGGGTGCTGTACTCGAGGAGACCTTGATGTGCCGCTGCGACAGAATGGCCTGA
- the LOC116199007 gene encoding probable carbohydrate esterase At4g34215 isoform X4, with translation MGRRLLFNFLILCCSLIIIFVTNTITTAEAAAYNQNKSTIKAFILAGQSNMVGHGGFFERDAKQWDQRVPSECSPSPAILRLDENNLWVRAEEPLHVNLYPLNENGALGVGPGMPFAHKLLQLNPDLGIIGLIPCARDESTIQSWVEGETNGRLVERATAAERFGAEISGLLWWQGGADAKSRSGAEAYHSYQSRFFEQVQGRFGDIPIVMANGPTPMLSGRHNWRSGCRISTRWTRRRSMCPLTKTKST, from the exons ATGGGCCGCCGTTTGTTGTTCAACTTCTTAATTCTGTGCTGCAGTCTGATCATCATCTTCGTCACCAATACCATCACCACCGCCGAAGCTGCAGCTTATAATCAAAACAAATCCACTATCAAGGCCTTCATCTTGGCTGGACAAAGTAACATGGTGGGCCACGGCGGGTTCTTCGAAAGAGACGCGAAACAGTGGGACCAGAGGGTCCCCTCGGAATGCAGCCCCTCGCCGGCGATCCTCCGTCTGGACGAGAACAACCTGTGGGTCCGGGCCGAGGAGCCCCTCCACGTTAACCTTTATCCGTTGAACGAGAACGGTGCGCTGGGGGTTGGCCCGGGCATGCCCTTTGCCCACAAGCTGCTGCAGCTTAATCCTGATCTCGGGATCATTGGGCTTATCCCGTGTGCTCGGGACGAAAGCACTATCCAAAGCTGGGTCGAAGGGGAGACTAACGGTCGCCTCGTGGAGAGGGCAACAGCGGCAGAGAGGTTCGGAGCTGAGATTTCGGGCCTCCTGTGGTGGCAGGGAGGTGCCGACGCCAAGAGCCGGAGTGGTGCCGAGGCCTACCACAGCTACCAGTCCAGATTTTTCGAGCAAGTCCAAGGGCGGTTTGGGGACATTCCCATTGTAATG GCAAACGGCCCTACTCCGATGTTGTCCGGGAGGCACAACTGGCGTTCCGGCTGCCGAATCTCTACAAGGTGGACGAGGAGGCGCTCCATGTGCCCTTTAACGAAGACAAAATCCACGTGA
- the LOC116199007 gene encoding probable carbohydrate esterase At4g34215 isoform X3, producing MGRRLLFNFLILCCSLIIIFVTNTITTAEAAAYNQNKSTIKAFILAGQSNMVGHGGFFERDAKQWDQRVPSECSPSPAILRLDENNLWVRAEEPLHVNLYPLNENGALGVGPGMPFAHKLLQLNPDLGIIGLIPCARDESTIQSWVEGETNGRLVERATAAERFGAEISGLLWWQGGADAKSRSGAEAYHSYQSRFFEQVQGRFGDIPIAQLAFRLPNLYKVDEEALHVPFNEDKIHVTTDGQVVMGAVLEETLMCRCDRMA from the exons ATGGGCCGCCGTTTGTTGTTCAACTTCTTAATTCTGTGCTGCAGTCTGATCATCATCTTCGTCACCAATACCATCACCACCGCCGAAGCTGCAGCTTATAATCAAAACAAATCCACTATCAAGGCCTTCATCTTGGCTGGACAAAGTAACATGGTGGGCCACGGCGGGTTCTTCGAAAGAGACGCGAAACAGTGGGACCAGAGGGTCCCCTCGGAATGCAGCCCCTCGCCGGCGATCCTCCGTCTGGACGAGAACAACCTGTGGGTCCGGGCCGAGGAGCCCCTCCACGTTAACCTTTATCCGTTGAACGAGAACGGTGCGCTGGGGGTTGGCCCGGGCATGCCCTTTGCCCACAAGCTGCTGCAGCTTAATCCTGATCTCGGGATCATTGGGCTTATCCCGTGTGCTCGGGACGAAAGCACTATCCAAAGCTGGGTCGAAGGGGAGACTAACGGTCGCCTCGTGGAGAGGGCAACAGCGGCAGAGAGGTTCGGAGCTGAGATTTCGGGCCTCCTGTGGTGGCAGGGAGGTGCCGACGCCAAGAGCCGGAGTGGTGCCGAGGCCTACCACAGCTACCAGTCCAGATTTTTCGAGCAAGTCCAAGGGCGGTTTGGGGACATTCCCATT GCACAACTGGCGTTCCGGCTGCCGAATCTCTACAAGGTGGACGAGGAGGCGCTCCATGTGCCCTTTAACGAAGACAAAATCCACGTGACCACGGACGGACAGGTGGTGATGGGTGCTGTACTCGAGGAGACCTTGATGTGCCGCTGCGACAGAATGGCCTGA